A DNA window from Pseudomonas sp. B21-056 contains the following coding sequences:
- the hmgA gene encoding homogentisate 1,2-dioxygenase: MNLDSTASELAYQSGFGNEFASEALPGALPVGQNSPQKAPYGLYAELFSGTAFTMARSEARRTWMYRIRPSAHHPAFVKSERQLAGGALGEITPNRLRWNPLDIPVEPTDFIDGLVRMAANAGQDKPAGISIFHYRANRSMERVFFNADGEWLLVPQSGRLRIVTELGMLELAPLEIAVLPRGLKFRVELLDPQARGYLAENHGAPLRLPDLGPIGSNGLANPRDFLTPVAHYENLAQSTTLVQKFLGELWACELDHSPFDVVAWHGNNVPYKYDLRRFNTIGTVSFDHPDPSIFTVLTSPTSVHGLANLDFVIFPPRWMVAEKTFRPPWFHRNLMNEFMGLIQGAYDAKAEGFLPGGASLHSCMSAHGPDGETCTKAVNAELAPVKIDNTMAFMFETSQVLRPSRFALDCPQLQTDYDACWASLPVTFDPTRR; the protein is encoded by the coding sequence ATGAACCTCGATTCCACAGCGTCCGAGTTGGCGTACCAATCAGGCTTCGGCAACGAGTTTGCCAGCGAAGCGCTGCCCGGCGCGCTGCCTGTCGGCCAGAACTCCCCGCAGAAAGCCCCGTACGGTCTCTACGCCGAACTGTTTTCCGGCACGGCGTTCACCATGGCTCGCAGCGAGGCGCGGCGTACCTGGATGTATCGCATCCGGCCATCGGCCCATCATCCGGCCTTCGTCAAATCGGAACGCCAACTGGCCGGCGGAGCACTGGGTGAGATCACGCCCAATCGCCTGCGCTGGAACCCGCTGGACATCCCCGTCGAACCCACTGACTTCATCGACGGGCTGGTGCGCATGGCGGCCAATGCCGGCCAGGACAAGCCCGCCGGCATCAGTATCTTTCACTACCGTGCCAACCGTTCCATGGAGCGGGTGTTCTTCAATGCCGACGGCGAGTGGCTGCTCGTGCCGCAGTCGGGGCGACTGCGGATCGTCACCGAGCTGGGAATGCTGGAACTGGCGCCGCTGGAAATCGCCGTGTTGCCTCGCGGCCTGAAATTTCGCGTCGAGCTGCTCGATCCGCAGGCCCGCGGTTACCTGGCCGAGAACCATGGCGCGCCGCTGCGCCTACCGGATCTCGGCCCCATCGGCAGCAACGGCCTGGCCAACCCGCGGGACTTCCTGACGCCGGTCGCGCATTACGAGAACCTCGCGCAGTCGACCACGCTGGTGCAGAAATTCCTCGGTGAGTTGTGGGCATGCGAACTGGACCACTCGCCGTTCGACGTGGTGGCCTGGCATGGCAACAACGTGCCGTACAAATACGACCTGCGCCGGTTCAACACCATCGGCACGGTCAGCTTCGATCATCCGGACCCGTCGATTTTCACGGTGTTGACCTCGCCCACCAGCGTCCATGGCCTGGCCAACCTCGACTTCGTGATCTTCCCGCCGCGCTGGATGGTGGCGGAAAAAACCTTCCGTCCACCGTGGTTCCACCGCAACCTGATGAACGAATTCATGGGCCTGATCCAGGGCGCCTACGACGCCAAGGCCGAGGGTTTCCTGCCGGGCGGCGCCTCATTGCACAGCTGCATGAGCGCCCATGGTCCGGACGGCGAAACCTGCACCAAGGCGGTCAATGCCGAGCTGGCGCCGGTGAAAATCGATAACACCATGGCCTTCATGTTCGAAACCAGCCAGGTGCTGCGCCCGAGTCGTTTCGCCCTGGACTGCCCGCAACTGCAAACCGACTACGATGCCTGTTGGGCTTCGCTGCCCGTCACGTTCGACCCGACCCGGAGATAA
- a CDS encoding SirB1 family protein, with the protein MKPRQAFFECLHRSPAALFEAALWIAAEHDRDVDVPTLLKDFRDLQQRVSHDLPLLPVAELGQPLLRCLNDLGFAQDDFTPLRPRVALLDKVLVRKRGQPLALALIALELARGLEIPMVGVNFPGHFLLRVPGADHLLDPCGGRRLYPNDCRELLQRQYGANMSLKAEHLASAEPLQMLQRLSRNLRQLHLANDEYIDALIDAERVLELGNASAADYLARASLYQRLDCPNAERFDLEHALMLSDDPIQRIRLTERLGHLPPNSIVH; encoded by the coding sequence ATGAAACCGCGCCAAGCCTTTTTTGAATGTCTGCACCGTTCGCCTGCGGCGTTGTTCGAAGCGGCGCTCTGGATCGCCGCCGAGCATGATCGCGACGTCGACGTACCGACCTTGCTGAAGGATTTCAGGGATCTGCAACAGCGGGTCAGTCATGACCTGCCGTTGCTGCCTGTCGCAGAGCTGGGCCAGCCCCTGTTGCGCTGCCTGAATGACCTGGGCTTTGCCCAGGACGACTTCACGCCCCTGCGCCCACGGGTAGCGTTGCTCGACAAGGTACTGGTCCGCAAGCGCGGGCAACCACTGGCCCTCGCCCTGATTGCGTTGGAGCTGGCCCGAGGCCTGGAAATACCCATGGTCGGGGTCAACTTTCCCGGCCACTTCCTGTTGCGGGTGCCCGGTGCCGATCATCTGCTTGACCCGTGCGGCGGCCGGCGGCTCTACCCCAACGACTGCCGGGAACTGCTGCAGCGCCAATACGGCGCGAACATGTCGCTCAAGGCTGAGCACCTGGCCAGCGCCGAACCGCTGCAGATGCTCCAGCGCCTGTCACGCAATCTTCGCCAGTTGCATCTGGCGAACGACGAGTACATCGACGCACTGATCGATGCCGAACGGGTATTGGAACTGGGCAACGCCAGCGCCGCCGATTACCTGGCCCGCGCCAGCCTGTACCAGCGGCTCGATTGCCCCAACGCCGAGCGCTTCGACCTGGAACATGCGCTGATGCTCAGCGACGACCCGATCCAGCGGATCCGGCTGACGGAACGACTGGGGCATCTGCCGCCGAATTCGATTGTGCATTGA
- the fahA gene encoding fumarylacetoacetase yields MTQVSPTRSWVASANGHADFPLQNLPLGIFSVDGGAPRSGVAIGDHVFDLQAAVQVGLFDGAAREAVEAMSGGQLNAFFELGRNARVALRERLLALFGEDSAQREQILAQGAKLLPLATDCQMHLPAKINDYTDFYVGIEHAQNVGKLFRPDNPLLPNYKYVPIGYHGRASTIRPSGTDVRRPKGQTLPAGQAEPTFGPCARLDYELELGIWIGKGNALGEPIAIGDAAEHIGGFCLLNDWSARDIQAWEYQPLGPFLSKSFLTSISPWVVTAEALEPFRRPQPARPDGDPQPLPYLLDKRDQDGGAFDIELEVLLLTETMREQNLPAHRLTLSNTRYMYWTVAQMVAHHSVNGCQLQAGDLFGSGTLSGPENGQFGSLLEITEGGKRPVELASGEVRKFLEDGDEIILRARCSREGVASIGFGECRGKILPAR; encoded by the coding sequence ATGACTCAAGTTTCCCCTACCCGTAGCTGGGTTGCCTCCGCCAACGGCCATGCCGATTTCCCGCTGCAAAACCTGCCGCTGGGGATCTTCAGCGTGGACGGTGGTGCTCCCCGTAGCGGCGTTGCCATCGGCGATCATGTTTTCGATTTGCAGGCCGCGGTGCAGGTGGGTTTGTTCGATGGCGCGGCGCGCGAAGCCGTCGAAGCCATGAGCGGCGGCCAGTTGAACGCATTCTTCGAGCTGGGCCGCAACGCTCGAGTGGCCTTGCGTGAGCGGCTGCTGGCCTTGTTCGGCGAAGACAGTGCGCAACGCGAGCAGATCCTGGCCCAAGGGGCGAAGCTGCTTCCCCTGGCGACGGATTGCCAGATGCACCTGCCGGCGAAAATCAACGACTACACCGACTTCTACGTCGGCATCGAGCACGCGCAGAATGTCGGCAAGCTGTTCCGTCCCGACAACCCGCTGTTGCCCAACTACAAATACGTTCCCATCGGCTACCACGGACGCGCCTCGACCATCCGTCCGTCCGGCACCGATGTGCGCCGTCCCAAGGGCCAGACCCTGCCCGCCGGCCAGGCCGAGCCGACCTTCGGCCCATGCGCGCGGCTGGACTACGAACTGGAGCTGGGTATCTGGATCGGCAAAGGCAATGCGCTGGGGGAGCCCATCGCCATCGGTGATGCCGCCGAACACATTGGCGGCTTCTGCCTGCTCAACGATTGGTCGGCCCGGGACATCCAGGCCTGGGAATACCAGCCGCTGGGGCCTTTCCTGTCGAAGAGCTTCCTGACCAGTATTTCGCCGTGGGTCGTGACGGCCGAAGCCCTCGAACCGTTCCGTCGCCCTCAACCGGCACGGCCGGACGGCGATCCGCAGCCGCTGCCATATCTGCTGGACAAGCGTGACCAGGACGGCGGGGCCTTTGATATCGAGCTGGAAGTGCTGCTGCTGACCGAGACCATGCGTGAGCAGAACCTGCCGGCCCATCGCCTGACGCTGAGCAACACCCGCTACATGTACTGGACCGTGGCGCAGATGGTTGCGCACCACAGCGTCAATGGCTGCCAGTTGCAGGCCGGCGACCTGTTCGGCTCGGGCACCTTGTCGGGTCCGGAAAACGGTCAGTTCGGCAGCTTGCTGGAGATCACCGAGGGCGGCAAGAGGCCGGTCGAGCTGGCTTCCGGTGAGGTGCGCAAGTTCCTCGAGGATGGCGACGAAATCATCCTGCGGGCCCGTTGCAGCCGTGAGGGCGTCGCCTCCATCGGCTTTGGCGAATGCCGGGGCAAGATCCTGCCGGCGCGTTGA
- a CDS encoding IclR family transcriptional regulator has translation METPLNNGKQKVRSAEVGTDILKALAELSPSTSLSRLAEHVQMPASKVHRYLQALIASGFAEQNTATNHYGLGREALRVGLAALNGMDVLQVGALPLAELRDDLNETCFLAVWGNHGATVVRIEPAVRAVTVVTQLGSVLPLLSSSTGLVFSAYLPERETIGLREQEVASTLNHALADSRAYASLCEQIRSRGLHHVHGLLMPGVDALSAPVFNAVGQVTAVMTIVGPTSLFHADENGPAAQRLLAATRAVSWRMGYESGPGSAI, from the coding sequence ATGGAAACCCCGCTCAACAACGGCAAACAGAAAGTCCGCTCGGCTGAGGTCGGCACCGACATTCTCAAAGCCCTGGCCGAACTCTCCCCCTCCACGTCGCTGTCGCGTCTGGCCGAACACGTGCAGATGCCGGCGAGCAAGGTTCATCGATACCTGCAAGCCTTGATTGCCAGCGGTTTCGCCGAACAGAACACCGCCACCAACCACTACGGCCTGGGGCGCGAAGCCTTGCGGGTGGGCCTGGCGGCGTTGAACGGTATGGATGTGCTGCAAGTGGGCGCCCTGCCCCTGGCGGAGCTGCGGGACGACTTGAACGAAACCTGCTTCCTGGCGGTGTGGGGCAATCACGGCGCGACCGTGGTGCGGATCGAACCCGCCGTGCGCGCCGTGACCGTGGTGACGCAACTGGGTTCGGTATTGCCGCTGCTCAGTTCGTCCACCGGATTGGTGTTCAGTGCTTACCTGCCGGAACGCGAGACCATCGGGCTACGGGAACAGGAAGTGGCGAGCACCCTCAACCACGCACTGGCTGACAGCCGCGCCTATGCCAGCCTGTGCGAGCAGATCCGCAGTCGCGGCCTGCACCATGTACATGGTTTGCTGATGCCGGGCGTGGACGCCTTGTCCGCGCCGGTCTTCAACGCCGTCGGCCAGGTGACGGCCGTCATGACCATCGTCGGCCCGACCTCGCTGTTCCATGCCGACGAGAACGGCCCGGCGGCCCAACGACTGCTGGCGGCGACCCGGGCCGTGAGTTGGCGTATGGGTTATGAGTCCGGCCCGGGATCAGCCATCTGA
- a CDS encoding helix-turn-helix transcriptional regulator has translation MTAMTPCPDRPGLLPRLSSTHVPRRSLSEPLLTSDARIKLLCAPAGSGKSALFAECFLQAPAGCRLHWLPLGGAALDARQMCEQLAQTLGLPVMDEAALLAHLARLQMPTWLFLDDYCRVPNPELDQLLDRLLNASSPALHLWLNGRRRPHCNWLRLLLDDELHEFDAKALVFTPDDIQPLLGHLPGPVAIRTAREVIQRSGGWCAGARITLLERCEWARRHASPGRPGTLLDYLEHELFSALTPDLAQAWRVLAHLPRFNARLCEHLFGDTVGAECLPLLRELGCFIEPWEQSSDWLQIFPALARLVREEPWPQGRSWHRRACQWFAAEQDWPMAFEQAMLAGEFEAAVSFLQHLSFEHVLQRRNVVLLLDLHDRQGEALTLGTPQSVGLVTAALLFAGRFDQASACIEQLARFAPQPQACQQRQLVARWQVLSGWLRHLSGAGDQASEHFLQAQSSLDPEAWASRLLCQSGLTQQALLKGELASAQWINRQALCLARAQGSLVFEGLLELDHAQVLEQRGAPHRADHLLSAVQMLLDKPGQDFSPLLGRIALRRGRLALRMGLEERAAEQFQAGLETSLHSQDKQVLYGFLGKASLAANQGDYGEAFVHLREAERVMQQRHIPDTVYRGVLLQTSCQFWLQQGRPELAHEALIRVLRHFRGPQALHAPPATLELIPRLEYLLVLAEVYLQRAQDPQARLKMMIAQAQRCAMQGLETELQLALAEVVWLSGDHAQARALVQEGLQRVACWRAQQALCELRLRQPELLGWAQSAEPVGQPATGAEEALLSQRELEVLELIAQGHSNQQIAEQLFISLHTVKTHARRIHSKLGVQRRTQAVAKAKVMGVMG, from the coding sequence ATGACCGCCATGACTCCGTGTCCGGACCGTCCTGGATTGCTGCCTCGCCTGTCCTCGACACATGTGCCGCGCCGGTCCCTGAGCGAGCCCTTGCTCACCTCCGATGCTCGGATAAAGCTGCTCTGCGCGCCGGCGGGCAGTGGCAAGAGCGCGTTGTTCGCCGAGTGTTTTCTACAGGCTCCCGCCGGATGCCGGTTGCACTGGCTACCGCTGGGGGGCGCGGCGTTGGACGCGAGGCAGATGTGCGAGCAGTTGGCGCAGACCCTCGGGTTGCCAGTGATGGACGAGGCCGCACTGTTGGCCCATCTGGCGCGTTTGCAAATGCCTACCTGGCTGTTCCTGGATGACTATTGCCGGGTACCGAATCCTGAGCTGGACCAGTTGCTCGACCGCCTGCTGAACGCCAGCAGCCCGGCACTGCACCTGTGGCTCAATGGCCGTCGCCGTCCCCACTGCAACTGGCTGCGTTTGCTGCTCGACGACGAGCTGCACGAATTCGACGCGAAGGCGCTGGTGTTCACCCCTGACGATATTCAGCCGTTGCTTGGTCATCTGCCCGGCCCCGTGGCGATCCGCACGGCTCGTGAGGTGATACAGCGCAGCGGCGGTTGGTGCGCCGGGGCGCGCATCACTTTGCTTGAGCGTTGCGAGTGGGCGCGCCGCCACGCATCGCCGGGCCGTCCAGGGACCTTGCTGGATTACCTCGAGCATGAGCTGTTCAGTGCGTTGACCCCGGACCTGGCACAGGCCTGGCGCGTGCTGGCCCATCTGCCGCGCTTCAACGCGCGGCTGTGCGAACATCTGTTCGGCGACACCGTGGGTGCGGAATGCCTTCCCTTGCTGCGGGAGCTGGGATGCTTTATCGAACCGTGGGAACAGTCTTCGGACTGGTTGCAGATATTCCCGGCCCTGGCCCGGCTGGTACGCGAGGAACCCTGGCCCCAAGGGCGCTCCTGGCATCGACGGGCCTGCCAGTGGTTCGCGGCCGAGCAGGATTGGCCCATGGCGTTCGAGCAAGCGATGCTGGCTGGAGAGTTCGAGGCCGCCGTCAGTTTCTTGCAGCACCTGAGCTTCGAACATGTCTTGCAACGTCGTAACGTGGTGTTGTTACTGGATTTGCATGATCGACAAGGTGAAGCGCTGACGCTCGGTACGCCGCAATCGGTGGGGTTGGTCACGGCCGCGCTGTTGTTCGCTGGGCGCTTCGATCAGGCATCGGCGTGTATCGAGCAACTGGCGCGATTCGCACCACAGCCTCAGGCCTGCCAGCAGCGCCAGTTGGTTGCGCGCTGGCAGGTCCTCAGCGGCTGGTTGCGGCACCTGTCAGGGGCGGGTGACCAGGCGAGCGAGCATTTCCTCCAGGCCCAGAGCAGTCTGGATCCCGAGGCCTGGGCCTCACGGTTGCTGTGCCAGTCGGGGCTGACCCAACAGGCGTTGCTCAAGGGGGAGTTGGCGTCGGCGCAATGGATCAACCGCCAGGCGTTGTGCCTGGCGCGTGCACAGGGCTCGCTGGTGTTCGAGGGGTTGCTGGAACTCGACCACGCCCAGGTGCTGGAACAACGCGGCGCACCTCACCGGGCCGACCATCTGTTGAGTGCGGTGCAGATGCTGCTCGATAAGCCGGGCCAGGATTTTTCCCCGTTGCTGGGGCGCATCGCCCTGCGACGCGGGCGCCTGGCATTGCGCATGGGGCTTGAAGAGCGGGCAGCGGAGCAGTTTCAAGCGGGCCTGGAAACGAGCCTTCACAGCCAGGACAAACAAGTGCTCTACGGCTTTCTCGGCAAGGCCAGCCTGGCTGCCAACCAGGGCGACTATGGCGAGGCCTTCGTGCATCTGCGTGAAGCCGAGCGGGTCATGCAGCAACGGCACATTCCCGACACCGTATATCGAGGTGTACTGCTGCAGACCAGTTGTCAGTTCTGGTTGCAACAAGGTCGCCCTGAGTTGGCCCATGAAGCCCTGATCCGGGTCTTGCGGCATTTTCGCGGCCCCCAGGCCCTCCATGCGCCACCGGCTACCCTGGAATTGATTCCGCGGCTTGAATACCTGCTGGTGCTGGCCGAGGTCTACCTGCAACGGGCACAAGATCCACAAGCCCGGCTGAAGATGATGATTGCCCAGGCGCAGCGCTGTGCAATGCAGGGGCTGGAAACCGAGTTGCAGTTGGCCTTGGCCGAAGTCGTCTGGCTGTCCGGCGATCATGCCCAGGCTCGCGCCCTCGTGCAGGAGGGCCTCCAGCGAGTCGCCTGCTGGCGGGCGCAGCAAGCCCTGTGCGAGCTGCGCTTACGCCAGCCGGAGCTGCTGGGCTGGGCACAATCGGCAGAGCCCGTCGGACAACCGGCGACCGGCGCCGAAGAAGCCCTGCTCAGCCAGCGAGAGCTGGAAGTCCTGGAGCTGATTGCCCAGGGTCATTCAAACCAGCAGATTGCCGAGCAGTTGTTCATATCGTTGCACACGGTAAAAACCCATGCGCGACGGATACATAGCAAGTTAGGTGTGCAGCGGCGTACCCAGGCGGTGGCGAAGGCCAAGGTCATGGGAGTCATGGGTTAG
- a CDS encoding Glu/Leu/Phe/Val dehydrogenase family protein, with protein sequence MFALMQSSRLESLHLSVDPTTGLKAVIAIHSSRPGPALGGCRYLSYPDDESAVVDAVRLAQGMSYKAALAGLPVGGGVAVIMRPAHVESRAALFEAFGRCIEQLDGRYITAVDSGTSVADMDCIAQQTRHVTSTTASGDPAPHAAMGVFAGIRATAMARLGSDNLESLRVAIQGLGNVGYALAEQLHAAGAELLVSDIDPGKVQLAMEQLGAHPIANDALLSTPCDILAPCGLGGVLNSHSVAQLRCSAVAGSAHNQLSSLQVADQLERRGILYAPDYVINSGGLIYVALKHRGEELPTITAHLSKIAARLTEVFAHAQAEKRSPARVADELAERLLYR encoded by the coding sequence ATGTTTGCGCTCATGCAAAGCTCCCGCCTTGAATCGCTGCACTTGAGCGTAGACCCGACAACCGGGTTGAAGGCGGTCATTGCCATTCATAGCAGCCGCCCAGGGCCAGCCTTGGGCGGATGTCGTTATCTTTCCTACCCCGACGACGAAAGTGCCGTGGTCGATGCCGTGCGCCTGGCCCAGGGCATGAGCTACAAGGCTGCCCTGGCCGGTCTGCCCGTGGGCGGCGGGGTGGCGGTGATCATGCGGCCGGCCCATGTCGAAAGCCGGGCCGCGTTGTTCGAAGCCTTTGGGCGCTGCATCGAACAACTGGATGGCCGGTACATCACCGCTGTCGACAGCGGTACTTCGGTGGCCGACATGGATTGCATCGCCCAGCAGACCCGTCATGTCACCAGCACCACCGCTTCGGGAGACCCGGCACCTCACGCAGCAATGGGTGTGTTTGCCGGCATTCGTGCCACGGCCATGGCCCGCCTGGGCAGCGATAATCTTGAAAGCCTGCGCGTGGCGATCCAGGGCCTGGGCAATGTCGGTTATGCCCTGGCCGAACAGTTGCACGCGGCCGGTGCCGAACTGCTGGTCAGCGACATCGACCCAGGCAAGGTGCAGTTGGCGATGGAGCAGTTGGGCGCCCATCCGATTGCCAACGATGCGCTGCTCAGCACGCCCTGCGACATCCTTGCGCCCTGCGGCCTGGGCGGTGTGCTCAATAGCCACAGTGTCGCGCAATTGCGCTGCTCGGCCGTGGCCGGCTCGGCCCATAACCAGTTGAGCAGCCTGCAAGTGGCCGATCAACTGGAAAGGCGCGGGATCCTCTACGCGCCGGACTACGTGATCAACTCCGGTGGCCTGATCTACGTCGCCCTGAAGCATCGCGGTGAAGAGCTGCCGACCATCACGGCCCACCTGTCGAAAATCGCCGCCCGGCTCACCGAAGTCTTCGCCCATGCCCAGGCGGAGAAGCGCTCGCCGGCCCGGGTGGCGGATGAACTGGCGGAGCGTTTGTTGTATCGATAG
- the maiA gene encoding maleylacetoacetate isomerase: MKLYTYYRSTSSYRVRIALALKGLDYQALPVNLIAPPGGEHRQPAYLAINPQGRVPALRTDEGALLVQSPAIIEYLEERYPQVPLLNPDLAIRAHERGVAALIGCDIHPLHNVSVLNKLRQWGHDEAQVTEWIGHWISQGLATVEQLIGDEGYCFGPAPGLADVYLIAQLYAAERFNVSLQAYPRICRVAALAAAHVAFQKAHPANQVDTPTN, encoded by the coding sequence ATGAAACTCTATACCTACTACCGCTCCACCTCGTCCTATCGGGTGCGCATCGCCTTGGCGCTCAAGGGCCTGGATTACCAGGCCCTGCCGGTCAACCTGATCGCACCGCCAGGGGGCGAACATCGCCAGCCGGCCTACCTCGCGATCAACCCACAGGGGCGGGTACCGGCGCTGCGCACCGATGAGGGCGCGTTGCTGGTGCAGTCGCCGGCCATCATCGAATACCTGGAGGAACGTTATCCACAGGTGCCGCTGCTCAACCCGGACCTGGCGATTCGTGCCCATGAGCGCGGCGTTGCCGCCCTGATCGGTTGCGACATCCACCCGCTGCACAACGTCAGCGTGCTCAACAAGCTGCGGCAGTGGGGGCACGATGAAGCGCAAGTGACGGAGTGGATCGGGCACTGGATCAGCCAGGGGCTGGCGACGGTGGAGCAGTTGATTGGCGACGAGGGCTACTGTTTCGGCCCCGCGCCAGGATTGGCGGATGTCTACCTGATTGCGCAGTTGTATGCGGCTGAGAGGTTCAACGTGTCCTTGCAGGCGTATCCACGGATCTGTCGCGTTGCGGCGCTGGCGGCTGCACATGTTGCGTTCCAGAAAGCGCATCCGGCTAATCAGGTGGATACACCCACCAACTGA
- a CDS encoding benzoate/H(+) symporter BenE family transporter — protein sequence MATLRKDLSLSAVIAGFIAVIISYAGPLIIVFQAAKEAHLPNDVVSSWIWAISIGSGITGLFLSWRLRVPVITAWSTPGAALLVSMLPTVTLPQAIGAYVVASLIIAVVGLSGAFDKLMSRLPKAIAAAMLAGILFRFGAELFTSIKLQPALVLSMIAAYLICKRFSPRYAILSVLVVGCAMAATFGEFNSGSITIAVAHPVFIAPEWSWHAIINIGLPLALVMLTGQYVPGMAVLRTSGYNTPARSIISVTAIGAALMAPFGSHGLNLAAITAAICTGREAHEDRDKRYIAGIACGVFYILMGTFGATLASVFSALPKELIASLAGLALFGAISAGLTGAMADEKQREAALITFLVTASGMSFLGLAAAFWGLIFGLVAHFVLSYTRESKTAVIAEGN from the coding sequence ATGGCCACACTCAGAAAGGATCTATCCCTGTCAGCGGTCATCGCGGGTTTTATCGCCGTGATCATCTCCTATGCCGGCCCGCTCATCATTGTGTTCCAGGCTGCCAAGGAGGCCCACCTGCCCAACGACGTGGTGTCCTCGTGGATCTGGGCCATCTCCATCGGCAGCGGGATCACCGGCCTGTTCCTGAGCTGGCGCCTGCGCGTTCCGGTGATCACCGCATGGTCGACACCGGGCGCAGCGCTGCTGGTATCGATGCTGCCAACCGTCACTCTGCCCCAGGCCATCGGTGCCTATGTGGTGGCGTCGTTGATCATTGCCGTGGTGGGTCTGTCCGGCGCGTTCGACAAACTGATGAGTCGCTTGCCCAAGGCCATCGCCGCCGCCATGCTCGCCGGCATCCTGTTCCGCTTCGGTGCAGAGCTGTTCACTTCGATCAAGCTGCAGCCGGCGTTGGTGCTGTCGATGATCGCCGCTTACCTGATCTGCAAACGCTTTTCGCCGCGCTACGCGATTCTGTCGGTGCTGGTGGTCGGCTGCGCGATGGCCGCCACGTTCGGTGAGTTCAACAGTGGCTCGATCACCATCGCAGTGGCCCATCCGGTCTTTATCGCCCCGGAATGGAGCTGGCACGCAATCATCAATATTGGCCTGCCATTGGCGCTGGTGATGTTGACCGGCCAATACGTACCGGGCATGGCCGTGCTGCGGACCTCGGGCTACAACACGCCGGCGCGCTCGATTATCTCGGTCACCGCGATTGGCGCTGCGTTGATGGCTCCCTTCGGTTCCCACGGTTTGAACCTGGCGGCTATTACCGCAGCAATCTGCACCGGTCGCGAAGCCCATGAGGACCGCGACAAACGTTACATCGCCGGGATCGCCTGCGGGGTGTTCTACATCCTGATGGGCACCTTCGGCGCGACGCTGGCCTCGGTGTTTTCCGCGCTGCCGAAAGAACTGATCGCCTCCCTCGCCGGTCTCGCCTTGTTCGGTGCAATCAGCGCCGGGCTGACCGGTGCCATGGCCGACGAGAAACAGCGGGAAGCGGCGCTGATCACTTTCCTGGTGACCGCTTCGGGCATGAGTTTCCTGGGCTTGGCCGCCGCGTTCTGGGGGCTGATCTTCGGCCTCGTGGCGCATTTCGTGCTGAGCTACACCCGCGAAAGCAAAACCGCCGTCATCGCCGAAGGCAACTGA